From one Pan troglodytes isolate AG18354 chromosome 13, NHGRI_mPanTro3-v2.0_pri, whole genome shotgun sequence genomic stretch:
- the TMEM177 gene encoding transmembrane protein 177 has protein sequence MAGPLWRTAAFVQRHRTGLLVGSCAGLFGVPISYHLFPDPVVQWLYQYWPQGQPAPLPPQLQSLFQEVLQDIGVPSGHCYKPFTTFTFQPVSAGFPRLPAGAVVGIPASFLGDLVINTNHPVVIHGHTVDWRSPAGARLRASLTLSREAQKFALAREVVYLESSTTAVQALLAPACLAGTWALGVGAKYTLGLHAGPMNLRAAFSLVAAVAGFVAYAFSQDSLTHAVESWLDRRTASLSAAYACGGVEFYEKLLSGNLALRSLLGKEGEKLYTPSGNIVPRHLFRIKHLPYTTRRDSVLQMWRVMLNPGRS, from the coding sequence ATGGCAGGTCCCCTGTGGCGGACCGCAGCATTTGTGCAGAGACACAGGACAGGCCTCTTGGTGGGTTCCTGTGCAGGCCTGTTTGGAGTTCCAATCTCGTACCACCTCTTCCCGGATCCCGTGGTCCAATGGCTGTACCAGTACTGGCCTCAGGGCCAGCCAGCTCCGCTCCCTCCACAGCTGCAGAGCCTCTTCCAAGAGGTGCTACAGGACATAGGTGTTCCTTCAGGCCATTGCTACAAGCCGTTCACCACCTTCACCTTCCAGCCTGTGAGTGCAGGCTTCCCAAGACTCCCTGCTGGGGCTGTGGTGGGCATCCCTGCCAGTTTCTTGGGAGACCTAGTGATCAACACTAACCATCCCGTGGTCATACATGGGCATACAGTGGACTGGCGGAGCCCAGCAGGCGCCCGGCTGAGAGCTTCCCTGACCCTGTCCCGTGAAGCTCAGAAGTTCGCCTTGGCCAGGGAAGTGGTGTACCTGGAAAGCAGTACCACTGCCGTGcaggccctgctggccccagCTTGCCTGGCAGGGACCTGGGCACTGGGCGTGGGTGCCAAGTACACCCTGGGGCTCCATGCAGGCCCCATGAATTTACGGGCTGCCTTCAGCTTGGTGGCAGCAGTGGCAGGCTTTGTGGCCTACGCCTTCTCCCAGGATTCTCTCACTCATGCCGTGGAGTCCTGGCTGGACCGCCGCACGGCCTCCCTCTCTGCAGCCTATGCCTGTGGTGGAGTGGAGTTCTATGAGAAGCTTCTGTCGGGCAACCTGGCCCTGCGCAGTCTCTTGGGCAAAGAGGGGGAGAAGCTGTATACACCCAGCGGGAACATCGTCCCCAGACACTTGTTCCGAATCAAACATTTACCCTACACCACCCGCCGGGACTCTGTGCTGCAGATGTGGAGGGTGATGCTCAATCCGGGCCGCTCCTGA